The following proteins are co-located in the Mobula hypostoma chromosome 4, sMobHyp1.1, whole genome shotgun sequence genome:
- the LOC134345132 gene encoding ras-related protein Rap-2b has product MREYKVVVLGSGGVGKSALTVQFVTGSFIEKYDPTIEDFYRKEIEVDSSPSVLEILDTAGTEQFASMRDLYIKNGQGFILVYSLVNQQSFQDIRPMRDQIIRVKRYERVPLLLVGNKVDLEGEREVNYSEGRALADEWNCPFMETSAKNKISVDELFAEIVRQMNYVSQPNGDDQCCSSCVVL; this is encoded by the coding sequence ATGAGAGAATATAAAGTGGTCGTGCTGGGCAGCGGCGGAGTGGGCAAATCTGCCCTGACCGTCCAGTTCGTTACGGGATCTTTCATCGAGAAGTACGACCCCACCATCGAGGATTTCTACAGGAAGGAGATCGAGGTGGACTCGTCGCCGTCGGTGCTGGAGATCTTGGACACGGCAGGCACGGAGCAGTTCGCCTCAATGAGAGACCTCTATATCAAGAACGGCCAAGGCTTCATCCTCGTCTACAGTTTGGTCAACCAGCAGTCTTTCCAGGATATCAGGCCGATGCGAGATCAGATCATTCGAGTGAAGAGATACGAGAGGGTACCCCTGCTTCTGGTGGGCAATAAGGTGGAtctggaaggggagagagaggtgaattACAGCGAGGGGAGAGCCCTGGCCGATGAATGGAACTGCCCTTTTATGGAGACCTCGGCCAAGAATAAAATTTCAGTGGACGAATTGTTTGCAGAGATCGTTCGACAGATGAACTATGTATCCCAGCCTAATGGAGACGATCAGTGTTGTTCCTCCTGTGTGGTGCTGTGA